taaaaaaaattattgacgatgaaaataaaaaatttcatcattaataaatttattaataacataaattttatttttatcatcaataattttggtaaaaaaaattttaaagaatatttgcgataaaaatttattttacatcgctaataattaactaCCCTTTGAAtaacaattttataaaaaattaattttagattttttcaccaaaaaaaatttccatccaaaaaatttaataacaaaaaatgacattaaaaaaatattcatgatgaaaaataaaattaaattttttaatctaaaaaatttttggtctaaaaaatttttcaaaataatttcatcaaaaaaattaattttttattaatcaaaaaattatataaatagttaatttgtgattattccttcaaaaaaattatgtacataaaaattataatttcgatgaaaagtttaatttacgtcgctaataattggTATAAGAATAGCTCTTCGACTTCTGCAATGGAATGGGCACTATGGAACATCGATAGTTTTGAGATCTTTGATCTCCAAGGAGCTCGTCTTCTTCTTGAAATCCTTATTCCGAAAGTCAGAGTACAAAAATATCACAGCGATTCTGAAATCgtgagagaaatctatcaagactAAGTCGTAAATTATCGaatacttatgatgaaaatattagtaAAATAAGAATTATCTTTCCTGTTGTATCCATCTCATAAAGCAATACCTTAGCAAATTAACCTTCACTGGCACTGTCCCTGCACAAATAGTAAGTCAAATGCTTCCATCGCATGACAGAAGAACATAGCTCCAAAGGATATATTGATACTGCAAAAACCTGTAGAATATTATTCTCTCAAACTTCTCTTTCACTATTCTATAGAAAGAAAGTAATAATTTCTTGCAAAACAAGAGGAAAGGGGGAgcatttaaactcaaattcaaaGACAAGATCTAAGCCTTAAGAGTAAACTAACCTTATCATGCCACCATGTGAATAACTTTTTTTGTGGATCATGTTTTAACGTATAAAGATTCTGAATTATCTCCTTTCTATATTCTTGGATAGATACAAGGTCTTTGTACTTTATGATCTCTAGTCAGTCTATAGAACCAACAACTTAtacaaaattgagcaatgagatagATTTCAGAGAAACTTTGAGATGATTAATATAAAAAAGCATGCCTCATAAATCATAAAATGAACTgtttacaaataaaaataaatataatacgtatttatgataaattttttttgatcgtaaaaatagtttatttacaataaaaaaattttgtcataaataatgatcaattttttatcttttttctcaattttcaatttttttaactaCTGGTGACGAAACAAGTTTCGTTGCGAATAATCCCGTATTTACaataaaatcttttttcatcgtaaaaagagtaatttacaatgaaaaatttttatcataaataatctataatttttatttttttaaaatttttaattaattttttagctatttgagatgaaaatattttcattgtaaataactctatttatgatggaaatagtgttttatcacaaatacttaaattatttacgatgtaatatttttatcataaataatctataaattttatatttttaaatttttttatttttttcaaaatattgacgatgaatctatttcatcgtaaataattaagaatttatgatgaaaaataattttcattgaaaatacttatttatttatgatgtaacatttTCGTCGTAACTAATctgtaatttttgaatttttaaattttttattttttaaaatattaatgatgaaaatatttttgtcataatttattgattatttatgaaataaattaatttttatcataaatacttaattatttataatgtaatattttcatcgtaactaatctataatttttaaattttttaaattttttatttttttcaaaatattgataataaaaatatttttatcataaataatcgattatttatgttaaaaattaatttttattataaatattcaattatttttgacataatatttttattgcaactaatctataatttttaaatttttttatttttttctaaatatggatgatgaaatcataaataattgattatttatgataaaaattaatttttatcataaatatttaattatttatgatgtaatatttttatcataaatatattctaattttttaattttttaaattttttattttttttaaatattgacaatgaaaatattttcatcgtaaataatcgattatttatgataaaaattaatttttatcataaatatttaattatttataatataatatttttatcataaatattatataatttttaaacttttaaatttttttatttttttcaaaatattgatgactaaaatatttttattgtaaataatcgattatttatgatgaaaatcaatttttatctaaaataatcaattatttatgataaaatatttttattataaataatatatagtttttaaaatttttaaatttttaattttttttcaaatattagcgacgaaatagtTTCGTTGGGAATATGGTTattgtcaataaaaaatatttttcatcataaatacttaaattatttatgatgaaaatatttttatcatgaatattttaaaatttaaaattaaaataaatgatgaattatttataataaaaatattcatcgcaattattttatatttacgaTGGAATTTTTTTCCGTCGCTGATAGtaaactatttaaaataaaaaaatatttttatcataaatattatattatttatgatgaatttaattttttattataaatacagttattgacgatgaaaattatttacgtcgtaaataattttattacaaaaatatttttttattatagtgaCTCATACTTTCACACTTCATTGCACACTCTCTCTCATTCTCACACACCACAATTCTctgccatttttttttcttacatctctctcttcttcctctctaaaCTAGTCCTAGATGGGTTTTATCATGCCACGTCCTGCTCCCATCCTTATGATAGGAATTAGGGTAGGGTCTCAAATTAAGCATCCACGTGATAATTATCTAAATTTTGACATCTGCTTATGATAAATGGCTTAACTCTTCttagtatatttttaaaattatttcataatctttaCATCAGTCTATTAAATGGTCAAGCATATTATGATTTATTTCTGTATAAGagttagatatatattttgatactttCGTAAATAAATTACATTGAAtataagatatgttttaaataataagtattttaaaaaatataaataatttataaaaataatttatagataAAGATTATATGTTTGTCCTACCGATTTGTAATTTTATAATAGAATAGATGAAGCAATCTATCTATTGTGTGATTCGACAATTGGTaccataaaaataattaattattttttgtaccAAAGGTACAATCCGACCACCAACTTTCAGGGGTGTGCTATTATTAGATTTTGGATTTGTATGCGGTGAGTCCTcgagatttttttctcttttttctcaagTCTTGAGGTTTTCGGGAAgtattcttttattttctctacGAAAGTAACATCTCCCAGAAATCTGCCGTTTTTGGGTGGAAAAGATTTGAAGGGTATGCTTTATTTCCCCAACAGATCGGCCATCAAATTTGTAATACAAAAGACATGAAGGCGAAAAGTTCAAAAGAAGGCTCTTTTTTTTATCCCCttacattattattatttttattgagaGTGTGGCTGCACCAACAAAAGCGGACACGAAGCGTCGGTCGTGCTCTCGTTGAAGGCGGCCTTTGGCACTCTCTCTCTCCacaaaccaaaaaaaagaaaaaaagaaaagaaaagttccAGGGGCCGGTATTGGTGACCGCTTCTAAATTTCCCCGGCGATGCCAACGAGATGGATCGTTTGAAATtttctaagaaaaaaatgaaacccTACAAAGAGCAATTAACGAAGAATCAATTGatgtgtaaatttttttttaattttatttacgatagaaTGAgcctatttaataattttttatgaacaaAGAGAAGCCATGCAAGCATATATGAATTCTTGTTTTATATCCGTGAATGATTCGCCTAGCATATCCGATCTGATCTTGTACCATCAATCTGTattgttattataattataaatttagtcCAGCCacactaaaaaaataataaataaattttaaaaaaaatgaggaaCCAATCGGCATCCCCGAATACTAATGGGTGGTGATTACTTGTCAGCATCATAAACGGCCACTAGCTACATGGATCCGATCCGATCTAAGTGCCATGCCGAGATCATCCGCATGGATCGATCTTCTGACTCAGTCCTGGGATCGACCTTCTGACTCTTACTCTTTCCTCCCCTTCGTTGCCCATAAATATAAATCTAGGAATGGATTCTTCATCCTGCGATAACCGAAGCTATTAAGCATCCCTTGGTTCATAGTCTTGACTCTTGAATTGCACAGACCTAAGTTTGTTTGAAGCCCCGAATCCCACAAGCTTTAGTATATTACAACTAGACAGCTTCATGGGTTCCCTTAGCTTGAGCCTTTTAACCGTCAGTAATTCCCTTGGAAAGATGGTTACAGTGCTGAGCATAGATGGCGGGGGTGTGAGAGGCATCATCCCAGGAACTATCCTTGCCTTCCTCGAATCCAAACTTCAGGTAGGGCAATCCTATTCCATGCAATAGATCAAAAAGTTCTACATGTAATATATAGGTGCAATATTCTTCCTCAGCAAGCAACAATAACGTTAGTTTGGCTGCAGGAGCTGGATGGAGAGGATGTGAGACTTGCGGATTACTTTGACGTTATTGCTGGAACAAGCACTGGTGGGTTGGTGACCGCCATGCTCGCCGCTCCAGATGAGAATAATCGTCCACTCTTCGCGGCGAAGGAAGTCAATGACTTCTACCTTCAAAATTGTCCAAAGATTTTTCCTAAGAGTGGGTAAGTATGGGGAGTCATTGTCCAAACTCCTTAAAATGCTCAATTTAGGGATGTTGGGAAGTGGTTATTGTCATACCTAAGGCATAAAACCAccaaaaaaaatgcaaaaaaaaaaaaaaagaagaagaagaagaagaaaaagaccagTCCTGATTTGCACACGAAACTCCAGAGACTAAGATACATGCACATGTTTATACGTAACTAAAGACTGAAGCTCAAGCACTTGAACGTAAGTTTGTATGATGACTCTCTGACAAGAATCTGGAGCTGATTTCTTATATTAACTTCGTGATGCATCTCCATGCAGCAATGGAATTTTAGGATCAGCGAAGAGCTTATTAGCTAGCATCACGGGCCCAAAATACGACGGCAAGTATCTACACTCCAAAGTAGAGCAATTGCTTGGTGGGACTAGACTTTATCAGACTTTAACAAATGTAGTTATTCCCACTTTTGACATCAAGCTTCTCCAGCCTACCATCTTCTCCACCTTTGAGGTATATATTACATATGTTTCCCTCTCCCAAAAACACCAtttaaatttggcatgaactctttttcttcctttgacacaattaggcatgcataacgttAAATTTACCTCTTCCCCTTCTCTACAGGCTAAGAAGGAAGCTTCAAAGGATGCTCTTCTGTCAGATATATGCATAAGTACTTCTGCAGCCCCGACATATCTTCCCGCACATTATTTTCAAACCAAAGACGTCGACGGGAAGTCCCGAAGCTTTAATCTCATTGATGGAGGGGTTGCGGCAAATAATCCAGTAAGTCATCACAAGAACACCATTTCACTTATTAATTTATGcattattttataaagaaaaacTAACGCGTCGATTGTAATCATTTTAAATGATTGAGAACAGACATTATTGGCACGAAAGAAATTTTCCTACAAAATGCTGACTTCTTGCCAATCAAGCCAGTAGACTATGGAAAATTTCTGGTTCTCTCGTTGGAGACTGGATCAGCCAAGCAAGAAGAGAAATTGAATGCATCCAAGGCATCCAAGTGGTGGGGCGTCCTTGGATGGCTATACAACAATGGCACGACACCATTGATTGATAGTTTTAGTCAAGCTAGTTCTGATATGGTGGACATCCTTGCCTCTGTCGTATTCCAAGCATTGCATTGCGAGGGCAACTATCTTCGAATACAGGTAATAATAACATTCTAGCCGCTAATTAAAGGAATGATAATGAGATTTCATTTTCTAAGTTTCTTATTGATTTGATGGATGATGGATGCATGCGACTGAACTATTTGGTTGGCTTATAGGATGATACTTTGATGGGTGACACATCATCTGTAGATGTATCTTCCAAAGAGAATTTAATGAAGCTCGTTCAAATTGGCAAACAACTGCTCAAAAAACCAGTATCGAGGGTTTACTTAGACTCTGGAGTGTATGAAGCAGTCCAAATGGCAGGAACAAATGAAGAAGAACTGACTCGTTTTGCCAAGATGCTTTCCGATGAAAGAGGACTCAGACTTGGAAAGATGCATTTGAATTGATAGCATCGGCATGGTGCCAAACAAGAGATCGTCAATTAATTCCCTTCGTCTATGGAATAAAATTATTCTTTCATTCTTCTTTGTTCATTGAATAAAATGGGGGTAGCTTCCTGCTACTTCctttttacatcaaaaaaaaaaaatcttttattctttcttctgttacaaaatattcttttattcttttattatGAGGACCAATAGCATTTCTGAAAGTATTGATCTTTAAATAACATTTTTGAACAAAAAGTTTGGGAGATAATCTgttctataatacatgcatatgatttcttttttttgatgaaagaatCATATCTTGTTGCTTGTCTAAATGAAGAGAGATCGTATGCTCGCACCTGTTGCTGAAGAAGACCTTTCCGGAGATTGCACTGAAAAAGCAATCAAACATTTGATGCTTAAGTGAATGAATTAGTGATAAGTGAAACTTCTtctgagaaaattaaaaatattggaACTTCAATTTCCCACTTGAGGAGTTGTTTGTAGGAGATACTAAACGTACGTAGTGCTTTTCTAGTAAATGAATTTGATGAAAAAGATATATAATAGAGTGTTTgggatatcttataaaaatatactatttttcttttggacCCAATTATTCGTAATTGTGAGAAGGATCGTGAATATATATAGGCAGCAGACCCTCAAGATTGTACTTAAGTCAGGTTTTCTATCTATCCATAATTTATAAAGTATGGAAGAGATTGATTTGGAAGTCACAAGATTAAGTGTATGGGCAGTAGTCAGAAGAGCATCCCTCCAATATCAAATAGAAAGATTCTTTTGCACCATTATTGACTTAACCATCCCTAAAAATATTCTACTTCTACTTTCTGTGACACCATTTTATTATGGAGTTTCAGGAATGTCAACTATCGATGTATTTCTTGCTCATCACAGAGCATCCTAAAGTGCTCAGATAAACATTCATGCTCTCAATCAGTTCTTAAAATTTTGACTATTTTATCTAGTTGATTTCAACCAGACTTAAATATCATCTAAAGCAATCTAATGCTTCTAACTTTTGGAAGATTAAGTAAACATGATCAAAACTtataaaatcatctataaatataatgaaatatgaGGCCTCATGCCTTATCTTTCTATTTATTGGACCATAAATATCAGAGTGGATTAATTGTAATAAAGTTTTCGCTCTAGTttctttatcaaataattttctagTCATTTTTCTATAGGTAATATCATAAGTGGGCAATTCTATTTTAGCGAGTGAGCCCAAAAGATCTTTTCtagctaatctattcattctCTGATATATGATATATACTAATCTAGTATGACATATATTTACATCATCATTCACATTGTTTGGTAAACTAATTAATAAAACAATTATCATCATAATTAACAAAAGCATTGTAATCAACATCCAATGCCATAAAACTATCTAATAAATATCTAAAGCCATAATAAATTGTCCTTAAATACAAATTTACACAAATACCATAGAAGTTCAAACTATATCCCAAACCAAAAAGCATAATTATATAAACCAAGTTCCGTCAAATATCTAATACATATAGGACACAATATAAAAGCATAGTACGACCACCATTCAAGATTAACTTACAAATACCCATACCTTTTACTCCAACTCTGAAATTATCTCCTATATATATCCATCTTATATTGGGATTGATTCGATGGTACTCTACAAAAGCTCCTATATCACTAGCTATATGATTTGCGGCTCATGAGTCTATAGCCCATACAGAATGTGATttattaagcaaaaaaaaaattagaaacatAAGAATAGAGCAAAGATATACCTTCTTTAGCTCAGTGCACTCACGAGCGAAGTAACTTGGTTTGCTACAGTTGCAGTAACACATCTTAGGCTTGTTCGATTAGTCTTACCAAATTCAAATACttatcctttctttttatttattttagagaaTTTCCAAACTTTTTATGCTTGAAACTAGGAACCTTGTGTGAGCTAAATTCAGCCACATAAGCTAATCCGAAAGATTTAGCTACCTCAAGGTGCTCATCAAAAATCTTCGTATTATCATTCTGCATCATAGTAATTATCATATATATGTGCTCCCAGCTCTTGCATAAGGATCTAATTACAACCTGAATCGATAATTCATAAGTGAGGGCGTGGCCAACTATTTTTAATTCTCTTATCATGTTTGATAGCTCCCTAAGATGCTGCCTCATAGTCTTATTTGGGTGCTTCTTGTAGGAGTCAAATTTAATAGTTAGCCTCCTCAACTTAATAGCTAAAGTACTCCTAAACTTCTCTTTCAAGGCAAGCCATATTTTTTGAGCTGTCATACTCCTCGATCTAACACATGATATCATCTTGTATACTGTTTAGCAACATGATGCAAGTAATgttgttttttcttttccaaGCCAAATAAATCACctgatctcatcctcaacccttatacacctAATTTCTCCCTCGcaggaagttctccctcacaagagctctctctcttggaagacccccctgaacccctgaagtgactgcTGTCCGCTGTCTAGGAGCTTCTCTGCTCCTCCTCTCAGTGTCGCaggatctctctcttcacggGATTTTCTTCACAGGATTTTTCGTCCCCATGCAAGACCACGGGTCACCGTCCATAGATCTTCACAACAGAAAACCACCACACAGACCACTGTTCCTctacaggcctttttaaaggccttaaacctaattaaattaggtttagatctcttaaACTAGCCCAAACAAATCCCAGATCAAGCCTCGAACCGTCAGATCATGATTGGGAGCCACCCAGACCGTTCGATCGAGCTCCAGTCAACAAaacagtgccgtggaccgcgagaaacggaTGGAAAATCGATCTGCAGTCCATGCGCGGGtctgtggaccgcccgatccatggtggaccgggaaAGTCAGGCCCCAGCGGTGCCTGGGCATGGGCCGGCCcgcccgcacgggcctgggccacGCCCGCGCCGAGCGCCTGGGCCCGAGCCACGGCCCGCGCGCCCGCGCGTGGGCCGCACGCCctcgcctgggccgcacgcctggCCCGCACGCTGGGCGGCATCCCGCCACCTTCCACCGCGCCGCTGCCACTCCGCCGGCCCGCCGGCGGTCCGCCGCCACTCCGGGTTCCGTGCCGATTTCAAAAACgtgtatcttctccgtccgagctccgtttaagatgatcttgatctcgttgaacTCTGTTTTTCATcacggacctcgctgtgggctcaatatggatcgaatctcgaggtgtcaaatcttaacagttagaaaaaaaatctttatttttcataTGGATCTCCTTTGTAATTAGGCTCATCGCTGCTAATGTCTGTTAAGTTATTAGATTATATTGTTAGAAGTTTATTGTGTTACAAAAgatgatattaattaatctataaACTCTCACAGGATTATTTGCTGCAACCCCTCCGTCGACAAGATTAAAGCTTCGTTTGCTTCCATGGGCATCTTTTGTTTCAAAGTAGTGGGCAGGAAGATAGGTTGGAGCTGCAGATGTGCTAATGCATACGTCAGACAGAAGAAGATCTTTCAAAGGTGCATGTCTTGCCTCCACACACCAAAAGGAAAAATGAGACTTAAAAGAATGATGTCTTCATTAAAAGAACGTGAAAGGAGATTAGGTTATGGAGGATGACAGATACCTCAAAGGTGGAAAAGATAGTAGGCTGAAGAAGCTTAATATCAAAAGTTGGAATAACTATGTTAGTTAGAGCTTGATGAACCCTTGTTTCACCCAGTAATTCTTGTATTTTTTTGTGCGGATACTTCCCATTGTATTTAGGTCCTCTTACTGCAGTAAACAAATTAAACATTGAGGAGAAAATCCCAGTcctgcaagaaataaaatttgaactCTTAGTCCCTAGAAGGATGGGCAATTCATAATTAGATATGACATACCTATTACGATCAGTTCAATAATCGCCATGCATACTAAGGTTAAATCTTTTGTTTCAATTACTACTTCGTTGTGTTATCACAAAGGGACTCAGTTATGACTTATCCAACTTTTGAGGAAAAATCTTAGGGCAGTTCTCTAAATAGAACTCGTTGATATCTTTTGCGGCAAAGAGTGGGCGATTATTCTTATCGGGAGCTGTAAGCATTGCGGTGACCAGTCCTCCTGTGCTTGTTCCAGCAACGGCATCAAAGTAGTCTGCTATCCTTGCATCCTCTCCATCAAGCTCCTACTTGCACCAATCTCTCATTAGGATCATATAGAAGTTTGGGTGAAAGAAGAAACTTAAGAAAGATGATTCATttcatagttgaaatataatttaCTAGGAGTTTTGATTCAAGGAACGCGAGGATGATTCCCGGGACTATGCCTCTTACACCGCCGCCATCGATGCTAAGAATGGTGACCAGCCTTCCCTTACAAGGTGGAGGGTTTGCAAGGTTTTTCAGTCTTGCTAGCCATTCACTGAGATCGGTTGTATGGTCCAAAAAACTGCTGTAGAGGATTAGTAACAACAAAAACTCACTGGCTAGTTTTTTTTTATCTTGCAACTCTCTTTGGTGAGGATTTTATTTATAGGCAAAGAGGCGTATGGGATGATGCATGCAACCCGTTACGTCACATTGGCAAGCTATTCCCAAGTAACAAATCAGTTAGAGTATTGCGCACATCCAGGATGTCATGTTTTTAATGAAAAACTCATTGCACCTGTTCTCAAATATATGCAGATGCAACCGCTTCTGCCAACTACCTCTTGACAGTGGACCATCCAATAATATCTAAATTTGGTGGATAATtaatggataaaatttttataatcggaccaatcatgaaaaaaattatgatcagatCGTCATCGTCTATCACGTACGTATATTGGGacatccattaaaaaaaaatgattaagtGATATTTATTTAAACTGTTCAAATATTCTTAGAATTTATCCATTTCTCTTTTCTTACTATTTTAATGCGTGTGGCCACCCATCTTTTGATAGACATTCTCGAAGTATGTTCgaccataatttttttcaaagtcgGTCCGATTATTGAAGTTTTATCCACAATTAACACATATCTTGGGCCATCCAATAATATCCAGTTTCGttgaaaaattgaaattaaaaaaatttattactgttttcaatgaaaaaaaaaatttttttttgggaatgatatgttaattttttattgaatagtCCAATGtatatatgataaaataattctaaCCAATACTTTCTCTCCACAATATCCTCccatatttttttgtttttatttttttattttttgtttttttgacaAAAGTTTGGTTGCACCTACTTCCTACGATTTTAATGTATCCATGCTAGTTTGTGTTCCACGTGCAATAGCTGACCACTCGTTTCCAATTATTTGGCGGTCAAGACAAATTCTTCAATCGGAGCAAGATAACTATTCATAAGATGATATGACGTTCTACCAAAAAATGAAGATGACATCGTGACGTATGTAAAGGCTGGCATGGATGTGATGAATTCTAACTTACCATCTAGAGTCAACATTTCATGTAACTCGTGTCTCCATTCAACGATTGACTAATCTAATAAATTCAATAACTTTATGTACTCTGAACTAGCTAGAAAATATCATATAACTCCAGGTCGTTCCATCTTGCATTATGTCAAAAAAAACAAGCCTAGGTGACCCAACCCAACCTTACCTGTGACCGGTATAATACGACCCTCAAGATGATCTAACATAATGAACACTTGAGCTAAAATCATATGATATGCAAATTGGACAAGTTGATACATATATGACGGTGATTGATTTCTTTCAACATGTATAGGTTGTAATATACATAAACTATATCTTCTATAATAACATAGACTACTCACCACAAGAAGTTATGGAATCCACAATATCATTTTCATGATATTTTTAAACATACAGAAAAATAATACTTCACCccacatttatgataaatttatgcATATCAATTTATATCTcaactttataatagaatttacaaatttgatttttataaaaaatatttaaaaaacctTATATTTGTGATAAATTGCTTGGTATTAGCTTCTATATTATATTCATTTTCTAACAAGTCAGAATTGCTCTTCGACaacaaattatattttttgtgataTTAATTTaggcatatttttgaaaaatattgttAAATACGGTTAATGTTGGGTTCCATACTGAATCCAAATGAGGATGTATGAGATTAATTGAGCGAAGGATCCTTATCAATGAtcctatcatattttatattaaaatatattacaaattataaattacttatataaaatatatataatataaaattattaaaaaatgatATATTAAATATCATCTTTACTCTTTAGaaacatataaatttatattttaaagaacatataaaaaaaattatacatagatATAAGAATGTACTGTTGAAGTtattgatttttaaaatatttaacaaAATAGTCcagaaaat
This genomic window from Elaeis guineensis isolate ETL-2024a chromosome 13, EG11, whole genome shotgun sequence contains:
- the LOC105060622 gene encoding LOW QUALITY PROTEIN: patatin-like protein 2 (The sequence of the model RefSeq protein was modified relative to this genomic sequence to represent the inferred CDS: substituted 2 bases at 2 genomic stop codons) translates to MQRQLSSKLRSWSPPSLGKMVTVLSIDGGGVRGIISGTILAFLESKLQEIDGEDVRLVNYFDVITGTSTGGLVTAMLAAPDENNRPLFAAKEINDFYLQNCPKIFPKSGNKGILGSVASLFGSITGPKYDGKYLHSKVEQLLGGTRLHQTLTNVVIPTFDIKLLQPTIFSTFEAKKEASKDALLSDICISTSAAPTYLPAHYFQTKDVDGKSRSFNLIDGGVAANNPMVTVLSIDGGGVRGIIPGTILAFLESKLQELDGEDVRLADYFDVIAGTSTGGLVTAMLAAPDENNRPLFAAKEVNDFYLQNCPKIFPKSGXVWGVIVQTPXNAQFRDVGNLLASITGPKYDGKYLHSKVEQLLGGTRLYQTLTNVVIPTFDIKLLQPTIFSTFEAKKEASKDALLSDICISTSAAPTYLPAHYFQTKDVDGKSRSFNLIDGGVAANNPVNIIGTKEIFLQNADFLPIKPVDYGKFLVLSLETGSAKQEEKLNASKASKWWGVLGWLYNNGTTPLIDSFSQASSDMVDILASVVFQALHCEGNYLRIQDDTLMGDTSSVDVSSKENLMKLVQIGKQLLKKPVSRVYLDSGVYEAVQMAGTNEEELTRFAKMLSDERGLRLGKMHLN
- the LOC105060621 gene encoding patatin-like protein 2 encodes the protein MWNHFRKLSNKRSPTAFDGRGLDAVGSPTSDLIVIWSSTQPSESAVCSFLDHTTDLSEWLARLKNLANPPPCKGRLVTILSIDGGGVRGIVPGIILAFLESKLLELDGEDARIADYFDAVAGTSTGGLVTAMLTAPDKNNRPLFAAKDINEFYLENCPKIFPQKTGIFSSMFNLFTAVRGPKYNGKYPHKKIQELLGETRVHQALTNIVIPTFDIKLLQPTIFSTFEARHAPLKDLLLSDVCISTSAAPTYLPAHYFETKDAHGSKRSFNLVDGGVAANNPTLAAMSLITKEIHMKNKDFFSNC